TTTCCCTTTCCACCGACCTCATGATCGGTTTTCCGGGGGAGACGGAAGAGGATTTTGAGCTTACCCTCGATTTGGTACGACAGGTAGGATTCGACGACGCCTTTACCTATTACTATAATCCGAGGGTGGGGACCGCCGCATATGATATGGCGGAACAGGTCCCTCATGAGGTGAAGCTTGATCGGCTCAAGACGCTTATCGAACTTCAGCGGGAAATTTCCTTTGCACGCCACAAGGCACGGATCGGCGATAGCGAGAAGGTCCTTGTCGAGCAGAGGGCCAAAAAGCGGGAAGGGGAGCTTCTTGCCCGAACCAACCGAAACGAGATGGTTGCGTTTCCGGGGGATGAAGGCTTGATAGGCTCTTTCGTGCCGGTTGTATTGAAGACCTTGCACGGAAATACCTTTCGGGGGGAGGTAGTATGCCCTGGAAAATGATTTTCTTTCTTTTGATTGTCTTTGTGATCGTTCTGTTTATCTTTTTCAACATCGATACCAGTTCCGACATCAGCTTCGGCTTCGTGACCTATCATGATGTTCCGATCTTCATCTCGCTTTTCCTTGCCTTTACCGCTGGGGTGGTCATAACGATTCCCATGATCTTGCTCGGCAAGGGAGGAAAAAAGAAGGGATCAAAAAAACTTTTTTCGAAAAAAACAAAGAAAGAAATCCCTGAAGAGATCTTATCCGATATCGGGGAAGGAGATGGACCTCGAAAATGAGTTCGGATATGCTGCGCCGTTTTTTCTTTTCTGCTTTGTGTCTGATTGCCGCTGCTTCAGGTTACGGTGAAACGGGTGAGACAAGTGATTTCTCCCAGGCCCTCGGCAAGATTGAGGAGCAAATCCCCCTCTCCACAAGCAGGGCTGAGCGCTACCGGCTTTTGAAGCAGCAGGGTGAGCTCGCGCTGCTCGCCGGTGACCTGGAAACAGCCCAGACGGCGTATCAGAACGCTTCTTTCGTCTATCCTCAAGGCGATGCCACCGACTTTGCATCGCTTCTGAAAAGTGCCGAACTCCTCTTTGAGCTTGGGGAACTTCGCGTTGCCAAAACCCAGGCACAGGTCGTTGCTCAACAGGAGAAAGAGACGAAACTGGGAACGGCTGCTGAGCTGCTTCTAAACAGGATAGCGTTGTTTGACGCTTCTGCTTCCGGCAACGTCGAATTATCCTCCTCGGGAGGAGAAACACCGGTCGATCTTTATTGGGATATCACCTGCGCCTCCTTAAGCGGCGATGGAAATGAGGCGGCTCGCCTAAAGGGCCTTTTGCTTGATACCTGGCCGACTTCCCCCGAAGCCATGATCATCGCGGGACAGGCACGTAAATTTGAAAGCTTTTCAGATCTTATTCTGGCAAGCTATATTTCTCCAGGCAGTAGCGGCGGAGGTGGAGGAGAAAACCGAAAACAAGAGGCCTCCGTTGCCCGTGCTCCGAAGGAAGGTACACTCTTCCTCCAGGCCGGTTCCTTTACCGACAAAGAAAATGCCGAGTATTTGGTGATCGATCTCCAGAAAGCAGGATTTTCCGCTTCCATTGTTGAGGCTGATGTACAGGGAACCCATTACTATCGA
The window above is part of the Sediminispirochaeta bajacaliforniensis DSM 16054 genome. Proteins encoded here:
- a CDS encoding SPOR domain-containing protein — encoded protein: MSSDMLRRFFFSALCLIAAASGYGETGETSDFSQALGKIEEQIPLSTSRAERYRLLKQQGELALLAGDLETAQTAYQNASFVYPQGDATDFASLLKSAELLFELGELRVAKTQAQVVAQQEKETKLGTAAELLLNRIALFDASASGNVELSSSGGETPVDLYWDITCASLSGDGNEAARLKGLLLDTWPTSPEAMIIAGQARKFESFSDLILASYISPGSSGGGGGENRKQEASVARAPKEGTLFLQAGSFTDKENAEYLVIDLQKAGFSASIVEADVQGTHYYRVVLSSEKDDAEQFLLELKEAGFEASAVY